In Rutidosis leptorrhynchoides isolate AG116_Rl617_1_P2 chromosome 2, CSIRO_AGI_Rlap_v1, whole genome shotgun sequence, one genomic interval encodes:
- the LOC139890083 gene encoding probable aquaporin PIP2-8 produces the protein MTKNVAEQGSFMAKEYHDPPPVAFIDLKELTKWSFYRAVIAEFVATLLFLYIIVSTITGYKSQMYEDYDPCGGVGLLGIAWACGGMIFILVYCTAGISGGHINPAVTFGLFLARKVSLPRAIMYTVAQCLRAICGVALVKAIYKTNYTNFGGGVNELASGYTNSTGLSVEIVGTFVLVYTVFSATDPKRSARDSHVPVLAPLPIGFAVFIVHLATIHITGTGINPARSLGAAVIYNKKIAWEDQWIFWVGPLLGAGLAAFYHQFILRAGALKTFKSFRSGTNDIVNGLVEIALASS, from the exons atgacGAAGAATGTGGCAGAGCAAGGGTCGTTCATGGCAAAGGAATACCACGACCCACCACCGGTAGCTTTCATCGATTTAAAAGAGTTGACCAAGTGGTCATTTTATCGAGCTGTGATTGCCGAGTTTGTTGCTACACTTTTATTTTTGTACATAATTGTTTCGACAATTACTGGTTACAAGAGCCAAATGTATGAGGATTATGATCCTTGTGGTGGTGTTGGTCTGTTGGGTATTGCTTGGGCTTGTGGTGGCATGATCTTTATTCTTGTTTATTGCACTGCTGGTATCTCAG GTGGACACATTAACCCAGCCGTAACGTTTGGTCTATTTTTGGCACGTAAGGTTTCACTGCCACGAGCCATCATGTACACAGTGGCTCAATGCTTACGGGCCATTTGTGGTGTAGCTTTAGTCAAGGCCATCTACAAGACTAACTATACCAACTTTGGTGGCGGTGTTAACGAGCTTGCCTCTGGCTATACTAACAGCACTGGTTTGAGTGTAGAAATTGTCGGCACTTTCGTTCTTGTCTACACCGTTTTCTCAGCTACCGATCCTAAGAGGAGTGCTCGAGACTCTCATGTTCCG GTATTGGCGCCACTTCCCATTGGGTTCGCTGTGTTCATTGTTCACCTAGCCACGATTCACATCACTGGAACTGGTATCAACCCGGCTAGGAGTTTGGGAGCCGCTGTAATTTACAACAAGAAAATAGCATGGGAAGATCAA TGGATATTTTGGGTTGGACCACTCCTTGGAGCAGGCCTAGCTGCCTTTTACCACCAGTTCATCTTGAGAGCAGGTGCACTCAAAACTTTTAAATCATTCAGAAGTGGTACCAACGACATTGTTAATGGATTAGTTGAAATAGCTTTAGCGAGCTCATGA